The following are encoded in a window of Haloplanus vescus genomic DNA:
- a CDS encoding DUF7090 family protein, with the protein MDYTLAIDGAPETIPGGTGVLLLHPSIGETDRIDTDFLKTDTDNFLVISTRTTAREVEQKLEHYDVDESRADILDTLSVERGYSRRPSDRVHYVASPDDLDGIVAKTEAFLDSHGGKRRVSVDSLTEMAYYADEERVYEATKQLLDLLAEYDAVGLFHLSKEVHDEETLDRFRDLFDGVLDLGVDGGVTVDFETE; encoded by the coding sequence ATGGATTACACGCTCGCCATCGACGGTGCGCCGGAGACAATCCCCGGCGGAACGGGTGTGCTCTTGTTGCACCCGAGCATCGGCGAGACGGACCGCATCGACACCGACTTCCTGAAGACCGACACCGACAACTTCCTCGTCATCTCGACGCGAACCACCGCCCGCGAGGTGGAGCAAAAGCTCGAACACTACGACGTGGACGAGTCGCGCGCGGATATCCTCGATACACTCTCGGTCGAACGCGGCTACTCCCGACGCCCCTCGGACCGCGTCCACTACGTCGCCTCGCCGGACGACCTAGACGGCATCGTCGCCAAGACGGAGGCCTTCCTCGACTCTCACGGCGGCAAGCGGCGGGTGAGCGTCGACTCGCTCACCGAGATGGCGTACTACGCCGACGAGGAACGCGTCTACGAGGCGACGAAACAGCTGCTCGACTTACTGGCCGAGTACGACGCCGTCGGCCTCTTCCACCTCTCGAAAGAGGTGCACGACGAGGAGACGCTGGACCGCTTCCGCGACCTGTTCGATGGCGTCCTCGATTTGGGCGTCGACGGCGGCGTGACCGTCGACTTCGAGACGGAGTAA
- the uvrB gene encoding excinuclease ABC subunit UvrB, with protein sequence MSDANSGPLQPDRPDADRPFRVDAPFDPAGDQPDAIEELVAGYDASMDKQTLLGVTGSGKTNTVSWVVEELQQPTLVIAHNKTLAAQLYEEFRTLFPDNAVEYFVSYYDYYQPEAYVEQTDTFIDKDASINDEIDRLRHSATRSLLTRNDVIVVASVSAIYGLGDPANYVDMALRLERGQAIDRDELLARLVDLNYDRNDVDFTQGTFRVRGDTVEVFPMYGRYAVRVEFWGDEIDRLTKLDPLEGEVKSQEPAVLVHPAEHYSIPENRLENAIEEIEALMDDRVSHFERQGDLVAAQRIEERTTFDLEMLRETGYCSGIENYSVHLSDRDSGEAPYTLLDYFPDDFLTVIDESHQTLPQIKGQYEGDKSRKDSLVENGFRLPTAYDNRPLTFEEFEDKTDRTLYVSATPGDYERRESEQVVEQIVRPTYLVDPAVEVADATGQVEDLMDRIDERIERDERVLVTTLTKRMAEDLTEYLSESGVAVEYMHDETDTLERHELIRGLRLGEFDVLVGINLLREGLDIPEVSLVAILDADQEGFLRSETTLVQTMGRAARNVNGEVVLYADEMTDSMQSAIDETRRRREIQQSFNADHGHEPTTIQKEVGETNLPGSETDTSGVTGDAPESEDEARSRIEALEERMQTAADNLEFELAADIRDRIRELREEFEFDTDDDGVAPEIDSEFR encoded by the coding sequence GTGAGCGACGCGAACTCGGGTCCGCTCCAGCCGGACCGTCCCGACGCCGACCGACCCTTTCGGGTGGACGCCCCCTTCGACCCCGCGGGCGACCAACCCGACGCCATCGAGGAACTCGTCGCCGGCTACGACGCCAGCATGGACAAGCAGACGCTCCTCGGCGTGACCGGGTCGGGCAAGACGAACACCGTCTCGTGGGTGGTCGAGGAACTCCAGCAGCCGACGCTGGTCATCGCCCACAACAAGACCCTCGCCGCCCAGCTGTACGAGGAGTTTCGCACTCTGTTCCCGGACAACGCCGTCGAGTACTTCGTTTCCTACTACGACTACTACCAACCAGAGGCCTACGTCGAACAGACGGACACCTTCATCGACAAGGACGCCTCCATCAACGACGAAATCGACCGCCTGCGCCACTCGGCCACGCGGTCGCTTCTGACCCGCAACGACGTCATCGTCGTCGCCAGCGTCTCCGCCATCTACGGGCTGGGTGACCCCGCCAACTACGTCGACATGGCGCTCCGCCTCGAACGGGGGCAGGCAATCGACCGCGACGAACTGCTCGCCCGCCTCGTCGACCTGAACTACGACCGCAACGACGTGGACTTCACGCAGGGCACCTTCCGCGTCCGCGGCGACACCGTCGAGGTGTTCCCGATGTACGGCCGCTACGCCGTCCGCGTGGAGTTCTGGGGCGACGAAATCGACCGCCTGACCAAACTCGACCCGCTGGAGGGCGAAGTGAAGAGTCAGGAACCGGCGGTCTTGGTCCACCCGGCGGAACACTACTCCATCCCCGAGAATCGCTTGGAGAACGCCATCGAGGAAATCGAGGCCCTGATGGACGACCGAGTCAGCCACTTCGAGCGACAGGGTGACCTCGTCGCCGCCCAGCGAATCGAGGAGCGGACCACCTTCGACCTCGAGATGCTGCGCGAGACGGGCTACTGCTCGGGCATCGAGAACTACTCCGTCCACCTCTCGGACCGCGACTCCGGCGAGGCACCCTACACCCTCCTCGATTACTTCCCCGACGACTTCCTCACCGTCATCGACGAGTCCCACCAGACCCTGCCCCAAATCAAGGGCCAGTACGAGGGTGACAAGTCACGCAAGGACTCGCTGGTCGAGAACGGTTTCCGCCTCCCCACCGCCTACGACAACCGGCCGCTCACCTTCGAGGAGTTCGAGGACAAGACCGACCGGACGCTCTACGTCTCCGCGACGCCCGGCGACTACGAGCGCCGGGAGTCGGAGCAGGTGGTCGAGCAAATCGTCCGCCCCACGTATCTCGTCGACCCCGCGGTGGAGGTGGCCGACGCGACGGGGCAGGTGGAGGACCTGATGGACCGCATCGACGAGCGCATCGAACGCGACGAGCGCGTCCTCGTCACGACGCTCACAAAGCGGATGGCCGAGGACCTCACCGAGTACCTCTCGGAATCGGGCGTCGCCGTCGAGTACATGCACGACGAGACGGACACGCTGGAGCGTCACGAACTCATCCGCGGGCTTCGCCTCGGCGAGTTCGACGTGCTCGTCGGCATCAACCTCCTCCGCGAGGGACTCGACATCCCCGAGGTGTCGCTGGTCGCCATCCTCGACGCCGACCAAGAGGGCTTCCTCCGCTCCGAGACGACGCTCGTCCAGACGATGGGGCGGGCGGCCCGCAACGTCAACGGCGAAGTCGTCCTCTACGCCGACGAGATGACCGACTCGATGCAGTCGGCCATCGACGAGACGCGTCGCCGTCGCGAGATTCAGCAGTCCTTCAACGCGGACCACGGCCACGAGCCGACGACCATCCAGAAGGAAGTCGGCGAGACGAACCTCCCCGGCAGCGAGACGGACACCTCGGGTGTCACCGGCGACGCCCCCGAGAGCGAGGACGAGGCCCGCTCCCGCATCGAGGCCCTCGAAGAGCGCATGCAGACCGCCGCCGACAATCTGGAGTTCGAACTCGCGGCCGACATCCGTGACCGGATTCGAGAGCTCCGCGAGGAGTTCGAGTTCGATACCGACGACGACGGCGTCGCGCCCGAAATCGACTCCGAGTTCCGCTGA
- a CDS encoding 2'-5' RNA ligase family protein, whose product MYSLNVPVPGTVERLAADLHPRLVVFDQIRERHSLVCKRFDVDETAYDHLRERLRVALSPTPAFEIRITGIDAFDTPVRGPGPVVYLSVESPGLYDLHRRLVEEFDIVHDELEGEGYVPHVTLARGGDSLDADRLRDLDIDPVTWTVSELDLWSQVHHEKAWTVSLPRP is encoded by the coding sequence GTGTACAGTCTCAACGTTCCCGTCCCGGGCACGGTCGAACGCCTCGCTGCCGACCTCCATCCACGGCTCGTGGTGTTCGACCAGATTCGCGAACGACACTCCTTGGTCTGCAAGCGCTTCGACGTCGACGAGACTGCGTACGACCACCTGCGCGAACGCCTCCGCGTCGCCCTCTCGCCGACGCCCGCGTTCGAGATTCGCATCACCGGCATCGACGCCTTCGACACGCCGGTCCGTGGGCCCGGGCCGGTCGTCTATCTCTCCGTCGAGAGCCCCGGGCTCTACGATTTGCACCGTCGGCTGGTCGAGGAGTTCGACATCGTCCACGACGAGTTAGAGGGCGAAGGGTACGTCCCCCACGTCACGCTCGCTCGCGGCGGCGACAGTCTGGACGCGGACCGACTCCGTGACCTCGACATCGACCCCGTCACGTGGACCGTCTCGGAGCTCGACCTCTGGAGTCAGGTCCACCACGAGAAGGCGTGGACCGTGTCGCTCCCGCGGCCCTAG
- a CDS encoding DUF2391 family protein, whose protein sequence is MVGVRRRFKLADTAQQIVGGFLLAGPFVVTEEVWTLAASMSLLQTLSTVFIVVGIGYGALYKADDRDPDAESEVGGIPVRFVSLVLVAYGSVLALALAFNAPNTFVGGGGERARLLGVDVPIRTVRVTVKAVSVGAVFSVVGAATADSLF, encoded by the coding sequence ATGGTCGGAGTGCGCCGTCGCTTCAAACTCGCCGACACCGCACAGCAGATTGTGGGCGGATTCCTGCTCGCGGGGCCGTTCGTCGTCACCGAAGAGGTGTGGACGCTGGCGGCGAGCATGTCGTTACTGCAGACGCTGTCGACCGTCTTCATCGTCGTCGGCATCGGCTACGGCGCGCTCTACAAGGCCGACGACCGCGACCCGGATGCCGAGAGTGAGGTGGGCGGGATTCCCGTTCGGTTCGTCTCGCTCGTCCTCGTCGCGTACGGTTCGGTCCTCGCTCTCGCACTCGCGTTCAACGCGCCGAACACCTTCGTCGGCGGGGGCGGCGAGAGGGCCAGGCTGCTGGGAGTCGACGTGCCGATTCGAACCGTCAGGGTGACGGTAAAGGCGGTGAGCGTCGGTGCGGTCTTCAGCGTCGTCGGCGCGGCGACGGCGGACTCGCTGTTCTGA
- a CDS encoding sulfurtransferase, producing MTEDIVVSVDWLAAHLDEVRVVDVRDAWEFDGIGHVPGAVNVPFDRFRSSEGDAGMLPGAERWKTLMEEAGIDSDDRLVAYDDEHGVFAARFLVTAMLYGHRDVHLLDGDFSAWNRGHETTSDAPSTPSATYDVREPEASPLVDFEDVEAALDTDATIVDTREPEEYAEGHLPGAVQLDWRELVDSETRGLKPDAELESILTERGITPDRRVILYCNTARRISHTYVVLKHLGYERVDFYEGSLTEWRERGGPLETEADA from the coding sequence ATGACTGAGGACATCGTCGTATCTGTCGATTGGCTCGCGGCCCACTTAGACGAGGTGCGCGTCGTCGACGTGCGCGACGCGTGGGAGTTCGACGGCATCGGACACGTGCCGGGGGCGGTTAACGTCCCCTTCGACCGCTTCCGAAGCAGCGAGGGCGATGCGGGGATGCTGCCCGGCGCCGAGCGCTGGAAGACGCTGATGGAGGAGGCGGGTATCGACTCTGACGACCGACTCGTCGCGTACGATGACGAACACGGCGTGTTCGCCGCCCGATTCCTCGTCACCGCGATGCTGTACGGCCACCGCGATGTGCACCTGCTCGACGGCGACTTCAGCGCGTGGAACCGAGGTCACGAAACGACGAGCGACGCGCCGTCAACGCCGTCGGCCACCTACGACGTTCGAGAGCCGGAGGCGTCGCCGCTGGTGGACTTCGAGGACGTGGAAGCGGCCCTCGACACCGATGCCACCATCGTCGATACCCGCGAACCCGAGGAGTACGCTGAAGGACACCTACCGGGCGCCGTCCAACTCGACTGGCGCGAACTCGTCGACAGCGAGACTCGGGGCCTGAAACCCGACGCCGAACTCGAATCGATTCTCACCGAGCGCGGAATCACGCCCGACAGACGGGTCATCCTCTACTGCAACACCGCCCGCCGCATCAGTCACACGTACGTCGTCCTCAAGCACCTTGGCTACGAGCGGGTCGACTTCTACGAGGGGAGTCTCACGGAGTGGCGCGAGCGAGGCGGTCCACTGGAAACCGAGGCAGACGCGTAG
- a CDS encoding DUF7553 family protein has translation MGHEQLERASDTLHSAADLATGDAAERLTTQADQFEELAETGADHGRLARHENALREIKSSASDEVVEKIDEAMSAITAYRETIEGV, from the coding sequence ATGGGACACGAGCAACTCGAACGAGCGAGTGACACACTGCACAGCGCGGCGGACCTGGCGACGGGCGACGCGGCCGAACGCCTCACCACACAGGCCGACCAGTTCGAAGAGCTGGCGGAAACGGGCGCCGACCACGGGCGACTCGCCCGCCACGAGAACGCGCTCCGCGAAATCAAATCGTCGGCAAGCGACGAGGTTGTCGAGAAAATCGACGAGGCGATGTCGGCCATCACCGCGTACCGCGAGACAATCGAGGGCGTGTGA
- a CDS encoding sulfurtransferase, which produces MSDSAYAKDVLVSADWVENHLEDFQSDDPDYRLVEVDVDTEAYDEGHAPGAIGFNWETQLQDQTTRDILTKGDFENLLGSHGITEDSTVVLYGDNSNWFAAYTYWQFKYYGHDDVRLMDGGRDYWLEHDYPLSEEVPDFSPVDYEASGPRESIRAYREDVENAIERELPLVDVRSPEEFTGEILAPPGLQETAQRGGHVPGAKNISWAAVTNDDGTFKTRDEIAQLYAEEGIDGEGTTVAYCRIGERSSVAWFALHELLGYEDTINYDGSWTEWGNLVGVPIEKGEAE; this is translated from the coding sequence ATGTCAGATTCAGCGTACGCGAAGGACGTCCTCGTTTCCGCGGATTGGGTGGAGAACCACCTCGAGGACTTCCAGAGCGACGACCCGGACTATCGCCTCGTGGAGGTCGACGTCGACACCGAGGCCTACGACGAGGGCCACGCCCCCGGCGCCATCGGCTTCAACTGGGAGACGCAGCTGCAGGACCAGACGACGCGCGACATCCTCACGAAGGGGGACTTCGAGAACCTGCTTGGCAGTCACGGCATCACGGAGGATTCGACCGTCGTCCTCTACGGTGACAACTCCAACTGGTTCGCGGCGTACACCTACTGGCAGTTCAAGTACTACGGTCACGACGACGTACGCCTGATGGACGGTGGCCGCGACTACTGGCTCGAACACGACTACCCCCTCTCCGAGGAGGTTCCGGACTTCTCGCCCGTCGACTACGAGGCGTCCGGTCCCCGTGAGAGCATCCGCGCCTACCGAGAGGACGTGGAGAACGCCATCGAGCGCGAACTGCCGCTTGTTGACGTTCGTTCGCCCGAGGAGTTCACGGGCGAGATTCTCGCACCCCCGGGACTGCAGGAGACCGCCCAGCGCGGCGGCCACGTCCCCGGCGCGAAGAACATCTCGTGGGCGGCCGTCACCAACGACGACGGCACCTTCAAAACCCGCGACGAAATCGCACAGCTCTACGCCGAGGAAGGCATCGACGGCGAGGGTACGACCGTCGCCTACTGCCGCATCGGCGAGCGCTCCTCGGTCGCGTGGTTCGCGCTTCACGAGCTCCTCGGCTACGAGGACACCATCAACTACGACGGCTCCTGGACCGAGTGGGGCAACCTCGTCGGCGTCCCCATCGAGAAGGGCGAGGCTGAGTAA
- a CDS encoding sulfite exporter TauE/SafE family protein, with protein sequence MSIPPYSRIQKWFLKYQHFFVFAAPVLFVVGVVVGAPTEMSNPGTDYWLEYWWLFPAFLAGATIVNTVGISGSAIFVPFLIFIFPLFAQPLEPETLVKVGLISEAFGLSSSSVAFIQYGLVDRRLALTLVGGSIPFVIGGALLSFIIPEAVFHALLGIALLAAAYLLFKTNLDHSGDSDGATADGGTASAGLPNDSGKLGPAGVHTDEEGTVTRVDRDGDDYTYTRGGYLRRAANYSIGGTFQGLAGFGIGELGLISMLGTKVPVRIAIGTNHIVVALTAILASLVHVFGGGLVGGHSLSLASTPWNMVVFTVPATVTGGQIAPYVSNALSTRTIKRFVAGLFGIIAIALFLMAAGPW encoded by the coding sequence ATGAGCATTCCGCCATACAGCCGCATCCAGAAGTGGTTCCTGAAGTATCAGCATTTCTTCGTGTTCGCGGCGCCCGTGCTGTTCGTCGTTGGCGTGGTCGTCGGAGCACCGACGGAGATGAGTAATCCGGGGACGGATTACTGGCTCGAATACTGGTGGCTCTTCCCCGCCTTCTTGGCCGGAGCGACCATCGTGAACACGGTGGGAATCAGTGGGTCGGCGATATTCGTCCCCTTCCTGATTTTCATCTTCCCGCTGTTCGCTCAGCCACTCGAACCGGAGACGCTGGTGAAAGTCGGCCTCATCAGCGAGGCGTTCGGGCTGTCGAGTTCCTCCGTGGCGTTCATCCAGTACGGCCTCGTCGACCGCCGACTGGCGCTGACGCTCGTCGGCGGGTCGATTCCGTTCGTCATCGGCGGCGCCCTGCTCTCGTTTATCATTCCCGAAGCGGTGTTTCACGCACTCCTCGGGATTGCGCTGTTGGCGGCGGCGTATCTCCTGTTCAAGACGAACCTCGACCACAGCGGCGACAGTGACGGCGCGACAGCTGACGGCGGCACGGCGTCGGCCGGCCTCCCGAACGACAGCGGCAAACTCGGGCCGGCGGGCGTCCACACCGACGAGGAAGGGACGGTCACGCGCGTCGACCGCGACGGCGACGACTACACCTACACCCGCGGTGGCTACCTGCGTCGCGCCGCGAACTACAGCATCGGCGGCACCTTCCAAGGGCTGGCCGGCTTCGGCATCGGCGAACTCGGCCTCATCTCGATGCTCGGGACGAAGGTGCCCGTCCGGATTGCCATCGGGACGAACCACATCGTCGTCGCGCTGACGGCGATTCTGGCGTCGCTCGTCCACGTCTTCGGCGGCGGCCTCGTCGGCGGGCACTCGCTCAGCCTCGCCTCGACGCCGTGGAACATGGTCGTCTTCACCGTCCCGGCGACGGTGACTGGCGGCCAGATTGCCCCCTACGTCTCGAACGCGCTCAGCACGCGGACCATCAAGCGGTTCGTCGCCGGGCTGTTCGGAATCATCGCCATCGCGCTGTTCCTGATGGCGGCGGGGCCGTGGTAA
- a CDS encoding DUF7554 family protein, whose amino-acid sequence MNRAAIDVEDLLKLVLLLIIVWLVLEIVGELFGVLFGLLNFAGPVIGLLIAVLIVLWLLDWV is encoded by the coding sequence ATGAATCGCGCAGCCATCGACGTCGAGGACTTGCTGAAGCTCGTCCTCCTCCTCATCATCGTCTGGCTCGTGCTCGAAATCGTCGGGGAGCTGTTTGGCGTCCTCTTCGGCCTGCTCAACTTCGCTGGCCCCGTCATTGGCCTCCTCATCGCCGTCCTCATCGTCCTCTGGTTGCTCGACTGGGTCTGA
- a CDS encoding ATP-dependent DNA helicase, with protein MAETAGYERFFPYDDPYPNQREAMDRIADALDSGQDVLMEGAPGTGKTLSALVPALAHAQEHDRTVVITTNVHQQMRQFVADARAIAAEEPIRAVVFKGKASMCHIDVGYEECRSLKETTRSLVEAEAERAELAERNDALLAEMQNGSDEAAAARSAVVDELEQLDDEIAELESANVCEHYRANLERDTDAFHDWLFEGVRTPEEIYEYADEQGLCGYELLKEGMEGIDLVVCNYHHLLDPTIREHFFRWLGRDPEEVITVFDEAHNIESAAREHATRTLSARTLEGALAELDETDDSRAESARNVVEAFLTGLETAVDDALGFGEREQVGDEWHDVAIANDDRRDDLTLAFLDAYEGSGIDAEIDLALQVGEALDEQYEEAYRRGETATRSESATLQAAGFVADWMGKGTDLGRHPMAAVRRDVTTEEVYGRAELYTCIPREVTEGLFDEVAASVLMSATLRPFDVLEDVLGLTEPETMAYGLAYPEERRRTFAVEGPALFSSERDDPETQATVADTLADAIRMTPGNTLVFCPSYAEAERYHDRLDLPDTYLDGSDVSTEDLRQRFVASGADGATLFTSLWGTLGEGVSFDGDDARTVIVLGVPYPNLSERMEAVQAAYDRVYADRPNAGWRYAVEIPTIRKTRQALGRVIRAPDDFGVRILLDKRYTRAGRDMGQYGVRDAFPPGERDELIDIDPEKLKFAMLNFYADLDAYDGDPPAP; from the coding sequence GTGGCCGAAACCGCGGGGTACGAGCGGTTCTTCCCCTACGACGACCCGTATCCGAACCAGCGCGAGGCGATGGACCGCATCGCCGACGCCCTCGATAGCGGACAGGACGTCCTGATGGAGGGCGCGCCGGGGACGGGCAAGACGCTCTCGGCGCTGGTGCCAGCGCTCGCACACGCCCAAGAGCACGACCGGACGGTTGTCATCACGACGAACGTCCACCAGCAGATGCGCCAGTTCGTCGCCGACGCCCGCGCCATCGCCGCCGAGGAGCCGATTCGCGCGGTGGTGTTCAAGGGCAAGGCGTCGATGTGTCACATCGACGTGGGCTACGAGGAGTGCCGGAGCCTCAAGGAGACGACGCGCTCGCTGGTCGAGGCCGAGGCTGAGCGGGCGGAACTCGCCGAGCGAAACGACGCCTTGCTGGCCGAGATGCAGAACGGGAGCGACGAGGCCGCGGCGGCCCGGTCGGCCGTCGTCGACGAACTCGAACAGCTGGACGACGAGATAGCAGAGTTGGAGTCGGCGAACGTCTGCGAGCATTACCGCGCGAACCTCGAACGAGACACCGACGCCTTCCACGACTGGCTGTTCGAGGGGGTCCGCACGCCGGAGGAAATCTACGAGTACGCCGACGAGCAAGGGCTCTGTGGCTACGAACTCCTCAAGGAGGGGATGGAGGGCATCGACCTCGTGGTCTGTAACTACCACCACCTGCTCGACCCGACCATCCGCGAACACTTCTTCCGGTGGCTGGGCCGCGACCCCGAGGAGGTCATCACCGTCTTCGACGAGGCCCACAACATCGAATCCGCGGCACGCGAACACGCCACGCGAACGCTCTCGGCGCGGACGCTGGAGGGCGCGCTGGCCGAACTCGACGAGACGGACGACTCGCGCGCAGAGAGCGCCAGAAACGTCGTCGAGGCGTTCCTGACGGGGCTGGAGACGGCCGTCGACGACGCACTCGGCTTCGGCGAGCGCGAACAGGTCGGCGACGAGTGGCACGACGTGGCCATCGCCAACGACGACCGACGCGACGACCTGACGCTCGCCTTCCTCGACGCCTACGAGGGGAGCGGCATCGACGCCGAAATCGACCTCGCGCTACAGGTGGGCGAGGCGCTGGACGAACAGTACGAGGAGGCGTATCGACGGGGCGAGACGGCGACGCGGAGCGAGTCCGCGACGCTGCAGGCCGCGGGATTCGTCGCCGACTGGATGGGAAAGGGCACGGACCTCGGTCGGCATCCGATGGCCGCGGTGCGGCGCGACGTGACCACGGAGGAGGTGTACGGGCGCGCAGAGCTCTACACCTGCATCCCCCGAGAGGTGACCGAAGGCCTGTTCGACGAGGTGGCCGCGAGCGTCCTGATGAGCGCGACGCTGCGACCGTTCGACGTGCTCGAAGACGTCCTCGGCCTGACAGAGCCGGAGACGATGGCGTACGGGTTGGCGTACCCGGAAGAGCGCCGGCGTACCTTCGCCGTCGAGGGGCCGGCGCTGTTTTCGAGCGAGCGCGACGACCCGGAGACACAGGCGACGGTGGCGGACACCCTCGCCGACGCGATACGGATGACGCCCGGGAACACGCTCGTGTTCTGCCCCTCCTACGCGGAGGCAGAGCGGTATCACGACCGCCTCGACCTCCCGGACACGTATCTCGACGGGTCGGACGTATCGACCGAGGACCTGCGACAGCGGTTCGTCGCCAGCGGCGCCGACGGCGCCACCCTCTTCACCTCGCTCTGGGGCACCCTCGGTGAGGGGGTGAGTTTCGACGGCGACGACGCTCGGACGGTCATCGTCCTCGGGGTGCCGTATCCGAACCTCTCGGAGCGCATGGAGGCGGTCCAGGCCGCCTACGACCGCGTCTACGCCGACCGGCCGAACGCGGGGTGGCGCTACGCCGTCGAGATTCCGACCATCCGCAAGACGCGACAGGCGCTCGGGCGCGTGATTCGCGCCCCCGACGACTTCGGGGTGCGCATCCTACTCGATAAGCGCTACACGCGCGCCGGGCGCGACATGGGACAGTACGGTGTGCGCGACGCCTTCCCACCGGGCGAACGGGACGAACTCATCGACATCGACCCCGAGAAACTGAAGTTCGCGATGCTGAACTTCTACGCCGACCTGGACGCCTACGACGGCGACCCGCCGGCGCCGTAA
- a CDS encoding AI-2E family transporter, whose amino-acid sequence MTLDRRYVLGALFGLLTLAAALLIADVLATVFFAVTVAYLLFPLREELTRRGLSPWGASFVSTVTAVAAVVLLASPLAFVVVRRLDAIIAFLASLPPTVSLDLYGFSTTVSLTDTRALVVAFGRRLARASALAAPVLSLKLTVFVMVVFALLSRTADTHRAMIAIVPHGYRDVARALNRRTRSTLFAIYVLQAATAAGTFVVALVLFFLLGYPYFLTLAVLSAILQFLPVVGPSLLVGLLAVAHLAVGDPTQAALVFVLGGLFVAWLPDIVIRPRLARETADLPGSLYFVGFVGGLLTLGTVGIIAGPLAIALVVEMGRILSSELNRVPVAED is encoded by the coding sequence GTGACACTGGACCGTCGATACGTGCTCGGAGCGCTGTTCGGCCTGCTGACCCTGGCCGCGGCGCTTCTCATCGCCGACGTTCTCGCCACCGTCTTTTTCGCGGTGACGGTGGCGTACCTCCTCTTCCCGCTTCGGGAGGAACTCACTCGGCGTGGCCTCTCGCCGTGGGGGGCGAGTTTCGTCTCGACGGTGACTGCCGTCGCCGCCGTCGTCCTCCTCGCCTCTCCGCTCGCCTTCGTCGTCGTCCGGCGATTGGACGCCATCATCGCCTTTCTCGCGTCGCTCCCACCGACAGTCTCGCTCGATCTGTACGGCTTCTCGACGACGGTATCCCTCACCGACACCCGCGCCCTCGTCGTCGCTTTCGGCCGTCGACTCGCTCGCGCGTCCGCTCTCGCTGCGCCCGTCCTCTCGCTCAAACTCACCGTGTTCGTGATGGTCGTCTTCGCCCTCCTCTCGCGGACGGCCGACACGCACCGTGCGATGATAGCCATCGTTCCGCACGGCTACCGCGACGTTGCACGGGCGCTGAATCGTCGCACTCGGTCGACGCTCTTCGCGATTTACGTCCTTCAGGCGGCGACGGCCGCTGGCACCTTCGTCGTCGCGCTGGTGCTCTTTTTCCTCCTCGGCTACCCCTACTTCCTCACGCTGGCCGTTCTCTCGGCCATTCTACAGTTCCTCCCCGTGGTCGGACCGTCGCTCCTCGTCGGCTTGCTCGCCGTAGCGCACTTGGCCGTCGGCGACCCGACGCAGGCCGCCCTCGTCTTCGTCCTCGGTGGCCTCTTCGTCGCGTGGCTCCCCGACATCGTGATTCGCCCGCGCCTCGCCCGCGAGACGGCCGACCTGCCCGGGAGCCTCTACTTCGTCGGCTTCGTCGGTGGCTTGCTCACGCTCGGCACCGTCGGCATCATCGCCGGACCGCTCGCTATCGCGCTCGTCGTCGAGATGGGTCGGATTCTCTCCTCGGAACTCAATCGCGTCCCCGTCGCAGAAGATTGA